The Diadema setosum chromosome 4, eeDiaSeto1, whole genome shotgun sequence genome window below encodes:
- the LOC140227664 gene encoding uncharacterized protein codes for MARLSLTECHTERDQCGGKFSQGREPTTNQSRKNEALHSGVALEGVCAGCINVHQLMDPVIASCLMHEIRCSQAYRKIFLRGFCEKFPAVGQDETDCRDRTGRIRLEIGLTDSKLFSLEPDIRWSKRMLPLWLVRMSMDDAFSWLSTLGGAFSALGDDFQHFADKAGRVSLHQMKLAFQMGDPILQARCKVYIAQSLLQKGFIRQAMAVIRQQYRYALSLGEHTDVRLINMCRGVWSIIQYTYMRKKERRNKGVGLKDGTSHVKGGTR; via the exons ATGGCCAGGCTTTCACTGACAGAGTGTCACACTGAAAGAGATCAGTGTGGAGGAAAGTTTTCCCAAGGTCGTGAACCCACGACCAATCAAAGTAGAAAGAATGAGGCACTGCATTCTGGTGTGGCTTTGGAAGGAGTCTGTGCCGGTTGTATAAACGTGCACCAACTTATGGATCCTGTCATAGCATCCTGTCTCATGCATGAAATCAGATGTTCCCAGGCTTACAGGAAGATCTTTCTTCGTGGATTCTGTGAGAAGTTTCCAGCCGTCGGTCAAGATGAAACAGATTGCAGAGATCGGACAGGAAGGATAAGGCTTGAGATTGGATTGACCGACTCAAAACTGTTCAGCTTAGAGCCTGATATCAGATG GAGTAAAAGGATGCTACCTCTCTGGCTGGTTCGAATGTCAATGGATGATGCCTTCTCATGGTTGTCGACTCTTGGTGGCGCTTTTTCAGCACTGGGAGACGACTTCCAGCATTTT GCTGACAAGGCAGGCAGGGTATCCCTCCATCAGATGAAGCTGGCCTTCCAGATGGGTGATCCTATCTTACAGGCCCGCTGCAAAGTGTACATAGCACAGAGTCTCTTACAAAAGGGGTTCATTCGTCAGGCAATGGCCGTCATCAG GCAGCAGTATAGGTACGCCTTGTCCCTCGGGGAGCACACAGACGTACGCCTCATCAACATGTGTAGAGGGGTCTGGAGCATCATACAGTACACATACATGAGGAAGAAGGAGCGCAGAAATAAAGGGGTGGGACTAAAGGATGGGACAAGCCATGTCAAAGGAGGAACAAGATGA